The following proteins are co-located in the Desulfatitalea tepidiphila genome:
- the flhF gene encoding flagellar biosynthesis protein FlhF, with protein MKIKRFEASSMSDALRMVKKDFGEEAVILSAKTVSKSSRIFGKRSGGKVIVTAAIDEALPGTEAKNSETSGQWQLPDLSDVLPEASPKPLEANRTILERFTPITRTGKQKLGPKLVRLMTESKNITEPSKKSVDMTLYPFLSGQGLDEELASELAALTEEMLSPESSQSEQIEALAQVIETRAWVAPTTQLGIKNRRVVVLVGPGGAGKTATAAKLAAHAILSLEQTVALLSLDNQRVGGTDELARFAAVMGLDLEVAMDPGEVSTAMERMAQAQLIVVDTPGLVPDDTAGRSRLEQMIAALPDPEVHLLINAGCQERVISKAFHFYKALGIDRLLPTHLDWNEQIGPFVNQLSRFTFPMTYLGSGIRVPEDLHTASSRNLAMRLLGLVPEEAKVSEPDPEVMVVPRRMALGEAGPKYVANRNSDIFHQTDCKSVQRISEANALIFKDSNEALAQGFKPCRMCCSEHIVHKPIDRLARTRYAGSRN; from the coding sequence ATGAAAATTAAGCGTTTCGAGGCCTCCAGCATGTCCGATGCCCTGCGCATGGTCAAAAAGGATTTCGGTGAAGAGGCGGTGATCCTGTCGGCAAAAACCGTAAGCAAATCAAGCCGGATTTTTGGCAAACGTTCTGGAGGAAAAGTGATCGTTACCGCCGCCATTGACGAGGCGTTGCCTGGAACGGAAGCGAAAAACAGTGAAACGTCGGGTCAGTGGCAACTGCCGGACCTCTCCGATGTGTTACCGGAAGCATCCCCGAAGCCTCTGGAAGCCAACCGCACGATTCTCGAACGCTTTACCCCCATCACGCGCACCGGGAAACAGAAACTCGGGCCCAAGCTGGTGCGGTTGATGACCGAATCCAAAAACATAACCGAACCATCGAAAAAGAGTGTGGACATGACCCTTTATCCATTCCTGTCGGGCCAGGGTCTCGATGAAGAGCTGGCATCGGAACTGGCGGCCTTGACTGAGGAGATGCTGTCGCCGGAAAGCTCGCAAAGCGAGCAGATCGAGGCGCTTGCCCAGGTGATCGAAACCAGGGCGTGGGTCGCTCCGACCACCCAACTTGGCATCAAAAACCGTCGCGTCGTCGTTCTGGTCGGCCCGGGCGGCGCAGGCAAAACGGCCACCGCCGCCAAACTTGCCGCCCATGCGATCCTGTCCCTGGAACAGACCGTAGCCCTTCTCAGTCTCGACAACCAACGGGTCGGCGGCACCGATGAACTGGCCCGTTTTGCCGCCGTCATGGGTCTCGATCTGGAGGTGGCCATGGATCCGGGCGAGGTGTCGACCGCCATGGAACGCATGGCTCAGGCCCAGCTCATCGTGGTCGATACGCCGGGACTGGTCCCCGATGATACGGCGGGCCGGTCACGGCTCGAGCAGATGATCGCCGCCCTGCCGGATCCGGAGGTGCATTTGCTGATCAACGCAGGCTGCCAGGAGAGGGTCATTTCCAAAGCCTTCCATTTCTATAAGGCGCTGGGGATCGACCGGCTGCTGCCGACGCATCTGGATTGGAACGAGCAGATCGGTCCTTTTGTCAACCAATTGTCGCGTTTCACGTTCCCCATGACCTATCTTGGATCAGGCATCCGGGTTCCTGAAGATCTCCATACAGCCAGCTCCCGGAATCTGGCCATGCGGCTGCTGGGGCTGGTCCCCGAAGAAGCGAAGGTTTCCGAGCCGGATCCCGAGGTGATGGTGGTGCCGCGGCGAATGGCCCTCGGTGAAGCCGGGCCGAAATATGTGGCCAATCGAAACTCCGACATTTTCCATCAGACCGACTGCAAATCGGTCCAACGCATCAGTGAAGCGAATGCTTTGATATTCAAGGATTCAAACGAAGCCCTGGCACAAGGATTCAAACCTTGCCGCATGTGTTGCAGCGAGCACATCGTTCATAAACCCATCGATCGCCTGGCACGCACCCGCTATGCCGGCAGCAGGAATTGA
- the fliQ gene encoding flagellar biosynthesis protein FliQ, with protein sequence MTPEFITGFFLQAIKTAIMLAGPMLAVGLVVGILVSMFQAATQINEMTLVFVPKMLGVAVALLVFFPWMLRIITEFANRLFTNIPMYLN encoded by the coding sequence ATGACCCCCGAATTTATCACCGGCTTTTTCCTGCAAGCCATTAAAACGGCCATCATGCTGGCAGGTCCCATGTTGGCAGTGGGTCTGGTGGTGGGCATCCTGGTGAGCATGTTCCAGGCCGCCACCCAGATCAATGAAATGACCCTGGTTTTTGTGCCCAAGATGTTGGGCGTCGCTGTGGCCCTGCTGGTCTTTTTCCCCTGGATGCTGCGGATCATTACCGAGTTTGCCAACCGGTTGTTTACGAACATACCCATGTATTTGAATTAA
- a CDS encoding FliA/WhiG family RNA polymerase sigma factor has translation MAGLESQLKNLDKEDHTLRNEIIAEYLPYVNRIVNRIATHLPPTVEVDDLVNVGIIGLIQAIERYDPNRDNKFMTYAVFRIKGAVLSELRSRDFLGRTTRKKIRSLEKAYIRLEQKLGREVQDEELAEEMDMDLDQLYQVKRMSSISFVSFEEIGAGSKNEKENIISYLLNDEDSDALSLTTIKEIKATLANHIEQLPEKERLVVSMYYSDEMTMKEIGMVLDITESRVSQIHSQAVLRLRSKLRKDGFLEE, from the coding sequence ATGGCTGGACTGGAATCCCAACTCAAAAATCTGGATAAAGAAGATCACACCCTTCGCAATGAGATCATTGCCGAGTATCTGCCCTACGTGAATCGGATCGTCAATCGCATCGCGACCCATCTGCCGCCCACGGTCGAGGTCGATGACCTGGTCAATGTCGGCATCATCGGTTTGATACAAGCCATCGAGCGATACGATCCCAATCGCGACAACAAGTTCATGACCTATGCGGTTTTCCGGATCAAAGGGGCCGTGTTGAGTGAATTGCGATCCAGGGATTTTCTGGGAAGGACCACCCGCAAGAAAATCCGCAGCCTGGAGAAAGCCTACATCCGATTGGAACAGAAACTGGGCCGCGAAGTTCAGGATGAAGAGTTGGCCGAAGAAATGGACATGGACCTGGATCAACTCTACCAGGTCAAACGGATGTCCAGCATCTCTTTCGTCAGTTTCGAAGAGATCGGCGCAGGCTCGAAAAACGAAAAAGAAAACATCATCAGCTACCTGCTCAACGATGAAGACAGCGATGCGTTGTCATTGACCACCATCAAGGAGATCAAGGCGACGCTGGCCAATCACATCGAACAACTGCCCGAAAAGGAGCGTCTCGTCGTTTCCATGTATTACAGCGACGAGATGACGATGAAGGAAATCGGCATGGTCCTGGATATCACAGAATCGCGGGTTTCACAGATCCATTCCCAGGCGGTCCTGCGTCTGCGCAGCAAGCTGCGCAAGGATGGTTTTCTCGAAGAGTAA
- the fliR gene encoding flagellar biosynthetic protein FliR — protein MLLLNLPLDQIQLFMFVLVRVGAILFSIPFLEARNVPVLVKASLTMAVSLMLIPMLPVSGMSLVGDPTQLVLGIAGEIAVGLIIGLTVQLIFAGVQLAGQLAGFQMGFAIANVVDPASSLQIPILSQFLNLFALMIFFAVNGHYYFIKALVDSFTLIPPFGVHMDGQILNFIMMMAANLFTIAVKVGAPVMVALLLTQTALGLTARTVPQMQIFVVAMPLQILLGLLFLGISLPFCMVFFEKIFKQLGLNIIALISFFG, from the coding sequence ATGCTGCTGCTCAATTTACCGCTCGATCAGATTCAGCTTTTCATGTTCGTGCTGGTGCGCGTGGGGGCCATTCTCTTTTCGATCCCTTTCCTCGAGGCACGAAATGTCCCCGTGCTGGTCAAGGCCAGCCTGACCATGGCGGTGAGCCTCATGCTCATCCCAATGCTGCCCGTGTCCGGCATGTCGCTCGTGGGTGACCCGACTCAACTGGTCCTGGGGATTGCGGGAGAGATCGCCGTCGGATTGATCATCGGATTGACGGTGCAACTTATTTTCGCAGGCGTCCAATTGGCAGGGCAATTGGCCGGATTTCAGATGGGGTTTGCCATCGCCAATGTGGTGGACCCGGCATCCAGCCTGCAAATTCCCATCCTGTCCCAATTTCTCAACCTGTTCGCCCTGATGATCTTCTTTGCGGTCAACGGCCACTACTATTTTATCAAGGCCCTGGTCGACTCGTTTACGTTGATTCCTCCTTTCGGCGTTCATATGGACGGCCAGATATTGAATTTTATCATGATGATGGCAGCCAATCTCTTCACGATCGCCGTAAAGGTCGGTGCGCCGGTCATGGTCGCCCTCCTGTTGACCCAAACCGCACTGGGGCTTACGGCACGCACCGTTCCCCAGATGCAGATATTTGTCGTCGCCATGCCGCTGCAAATCCTTCTGGGGCTTCTCTTTTTAGGGATTTCGTTGCCATTTTGCATGGTTTTTTTCGAAAAGATCTTCAAACAATTGGGCCTCAATATCATCGCTCTGATCAGCTTTTTTGGATAA
- a CDS encoding MinD/ParA family protein, with product MIDKETTSKIIRLRDRKNTTFARSQDEHRFPKIISITSGKGGVGKTNIVANLGYTLRRFGKKVLILDADLGLGNLDVLLGLTPQYNLSHVIRGEKQVSEVVVTGPGGMQILPAASGIQDLTALTQQERYLVFSQLDAFMKDFDIMLIDTAAGISANVLYFNINSDEILVVATPEPTSITDAYAMMKVLSVKHGTDRFHLVVNAAASIQEAEDVFRQLSLVADRFLNISMEYFGCILLDENVRKGVRQQKAVTEMAPLAKASRNFIDLAKKIIASPNSNRTTRTPEWRLTEMPN from the coding sequence ATGATAGATAAAGAAACGACATCGAAAATCATTCGCCTCAGGGACCGTAAAAACACGACATTCGCTAGAAGCCAGGATGAGCATCGCTTTCCCAAAATCATCTCGATCACCAGCGGCAAAGGAGGCGTCGGCAAGACCAACATCGTGGCCAATCTAGGCTACACCCTGAGGCGATTCGGCAAGAAAGTTCTCATTCTGGATGCGGATCTGGGGCTTGGCAATCTGGATGTGCTGCTCGGCTTGACGCCGCAATACAACCTCTCCCACGTGATACGCGGTGAAAAGCAGGTGTCCGAGGTCGTGGTCACCGGCCCCGGCGGCATGCAAATTCTTCCGGCCGCGTCCGGCATCCAGGATCTGACGGCGCTGACCCAGCAGGAACGCTATCTGGTCTTCAGCCAACTGGATGCGTTCATGAAAGACTTCGATATCATGCTCATCGATACGGCGGCCGGCATTTCGGCCAATGTGCTCTACTTCAATATCAACTCCGACGAAATTCTTGTCGTTGCGACACCGGAACCCACCTCGATTACCGACGCCTATGCCATGATGAAGGTGCTGTCGGTCAAGCACGGCACCGACCGCTTCCACCTGGTGGTCAATGCCGCTGCCAGCATCCAGGAGGCCGAGGACGTGTTCCGCCAATTGAGTCTGGTGGCGGATCGTTTCCTCAATATTTCAATGGAATATTTCGGATGTATCCTGCTCGATGAGAATGTGCGCAAAGGGGTCCGCCAACAAAAAGCGGTCACCGAGATGGCGCCCCTGGCCAAGGCGAGTCGCAATTTCATCGATCTGGCCAAGAAAATTATCGCATCACCGAACTCGAACCGCACGACGCGGACGCCGGAGTGGCGCTTGACCGAGATGCCGAATTGA
- the fliP gene encoding flagellar type III secretion system pore protein FliP (The bacterial flagellar biogenesis protein FliP forms a type III secretion system (T3SS)-type pore required for flagellar assembly.): protein MVFFGVAHAAETGPGLLQIDVAQGENPGKMGVVLQIFLLLTILSLVPSILIMVTCFTRIAIVLSLLRQAIGAAQLPPNQIIIGLSLFLTFFVMTPVWQNVHQNALKPYLDNQLSSAEALERATTPIRGFMIKQTREKDLALLVGIAKMERPKNIDDVPTTVLIPAFMISELKTAFQIGFMLYIPFLIIDMVVASVLLSMGMMMLPPVMVSLPFKLMIFVLTDGWFLIVGSLIKSFKF from the coding sequence ATGGTTTTTTTCGGTGTGGCCCATGCTGCCGAGACCGGACCCGGCCTGCTTCAGATCGATGTGGCCCAGGGGGAAAATCCGGGCAAGATGGGCGTAGTGCTGCAGATTTTCCTGTTGCTGACCATCCTGAGCCTGGTGCCGTCGATCCTCATCATGGTCACCTGCTTTACCCGCATCGCCATCGTGCTTTCCCTTCTGCGCCAGGCTATCGGGGCGGCGCAACTGCCGCCCAACCAGATCATCATCGGTCTATCGCTCTTTTTGACTTTTTTCGTCATGACACCGGTCTGGCAAAACGTGCACCAGAACGCCCTGAAGCCTTACCTTGACAACCAGTTGTCCTCGGCCGAGGCGCTCGAACGGGCGACAACCCCCATTCGCGGTTTCATGATCAAGCAGACTCGCGAAAAAGACCTGGCCCTGCTGGTCGGTATCGCCAAGATGGAACGCCCCAAAAACATCGACGATGTGCCGACCACGGTGCTGATTCCGGCCTTCATGATCAGCGAATTGAAAACGGCGTTTCAGATCGGTTTCATGCTCTATATCCCATTTTTGATCATCGATATGGTGGTGGCCAGTGTGCTGCTCTCCATGGGCATGATGATGCTCCCGCCGGTCATGGTCTCCCTGCCGTTCAAACTGATGATCTTCGTCTTGACCGATGGGTGGTTCCTGATCGTGGGCTCGTTGATCAAGAGCTTCAAGTTTTAA
- the flgF gene encoding flagellar basal-body rod protein FlgF translates to MSGAIYQAASGALLQQMRMDMLSNNLANVNTSGYKADKPIFRLEAPDAPEGGAVEIPGRLSPYAPPMEALTDFGPGPMIRTENPLDIAIVGGGFLEVQAPEGARFTRKGNLTINERGILSTSEGWPVMGQGGEIAVDGSKVDISSHGEVYVDGEAVDVLRVVTFDQPEQLTKTGNTLFAAPQGVAGNVMDEDQVQVAQGFLEGSNVDAVRTMTEVIETMRIFEAYQRIIRSVDETTSKAVNEVGKNV, encoded by the coding sequence ATGAGCGGAGCCATCTACCAAGCGGCATCCGGTGCCTTGTTACAGCAAATGCGCATGGATATGCTTTCCAATAACCTGGCCAATGTCAACACCTCGGGCTACAAGGCAGACAAGCCCATCTTTCGGCTCGAAGCGCCTGACGCTCCAGAAGGCGGTGCGGTCGAAATACCCGGTCGACTCTCTCCATATGCCCCACCCATGGAGGCCCTGACGGATTTTGGGCCGGGGCCGATGATACGAACCGAAAATCCCCTGGATATCGCCATCGTGGGAGGCGGTTTTCTGGAGGTGCAGGCTCCGGAAGGCGCGCGTTTCACGCGCAAAGGCAACCTGACCATCAATGAACGCGGGATTCTAAGCACCTCCGAGGGCTGGCCGGTGATGGGGCAGGGCGGCGAAATCGCCGTCGACGGCAGTAAAGTCGACATCAGTTCGCATGGCGAAGTGTATGTGGACGGTGAAGCTGTCGATGTGCTTCGAGTGGTGACCTTCGATCAGCCGGAACAGCTGACAAAGACGGGCAATACCCTTTTTGCGGCGCCCCAGGGCGTGGCCGGAAATGTCATGGACGAAGACCAAGTCCAGGTCGCCCAGGGTTTTCTGGAAGGATCCAACGTGGATGCCGTTCGCACTATGACCGAGGTGATCGAGACCATGCGCATCTTTGAGGCCTACCAGCGCATCATCCGCTCCGTGGACGAAACCACGTCGAAAGCTGTCAACGAAGTCGGTAAAAATGTTTGA
- the fliN gene encoding flagellar motor switch protein FliN, whose amino-acid sequence MAADKPQAKGGTQPNTGTAGGPAHPPVNSGAQAGQSPHAFSGLKGQAEGGKPANLDFILDIPLEITVELGRTRMLIHDLLKLGQGSVIELTKPAGDTLEILANNRLIAKGDVVVMNDKYGIRLTEVISPVERLEKLK is encoded by the coding sequence ATGGCAGCTGATAAACCACAGGCCAAAGGCGGCACGCAACCTAATACCGGCACAGCGGGCGGACCCGCTCATCCGCCTGTGAATTCCGGCGCCCAGGCCGGTCAATCCCCCCATGCCTTCTCCGGATTGAAAGGCCAGGCCGAAGGCGGCAAACCGGCCAATTTGGACTTTATCCTCGATATCCCCCTTGAAATCACCGTAGAACTGGGGCGCACCCGCATGTTGATTCACGATCTGCTAAAGCTGGGGCAGGGCTCGGTGATCGAGTTGACCAAGCCGGCCGGCGATACCCTGGAAATTCTGGCGAACAATCGTCTGATCGCCAAGGGGGACGTCGTCGTGATGAATGACAAATATGGCATCCGCCTGACCGAGGTGATCAGCCCGGTGGAGCGACTGGAGAAGCTGAAATGA
- the flhA gene encoding flagellar biosynthesis protein FlhA, translating to MTEIAGTSTLSNRLSIVSKNTDVMMGFGIMCILMVMIIPIPPMLLDLFLTFNITFALMILLVGMYVIKPIDFSAFPTVLLLSTLFRLALNIASTRLILLHGEGGTQAAGKVISAFGSFVVGGNYLVGLIVFVILVVVNFVVITKGAGRIAEVAARFTLDAMPGKQMSIDADLNAGLIDDQEARNRRQQVARESEYYGAMDGANKFVRGDAIAGIIITLINIIAGFAIGVFQNGMSFADAAQNYTLLTVGDGLVSQVPALIISTAAGIVVSRAGSENNLGLEIGSQLFVKPRALAVAAFILFAFGAIPGLPTVPFFILALFVGGVAYLLFKAERQKAAQQVVEREKSEPEDGGETAQIFRPLPPLDILALEIGYGLIPLVDSQQDGELLDRIKSIRRQIAQEIGIVVPSIHIQDNMQLRPGEYVIKLKGNEIGRGELMLNQYLAMNPGNADDSIHGIPTKEPTYGIDAMWIKETVREEAIAKGFTVVDLSTVITTHLSDIIRRHAQELLGRQETQQLLDALKQTHPKVVDELVPGHLSLGGVVRVLQNLLSEQVSIRDLLTIIEAMADWAPSVKQLDVLTEHVRQALARAITQQYLSPEGDLVAISLGQTAERRIAESIQRTDQGDYLAIEPQAAQRLIHHLAGQLDQFTQRNLQPLVLCSGQIRSHFKKLVDRFIPNLVVLAYEEILPHIRIQSIGVAELKDEN from the coding sequence ATGACGGAAATCGCCGGAACCAGCACCCTGAGCAATCGACTTTCCATCGTCTCCAAAAACACGGATGTGATGATGGGGTTCGGGATCATGTGTATTCTCATGGTCATGATCATTCCGATTCCGCCCATGCTGCTCGATCTGTTTCTGACCTTCAATATCACCTTCGCCTTGATGATTCTGCTGGTCGGCATGTATGTGATCAAGCCGATCGATTTTTCCGCCTTCCCAACCGTATTGCTGCTGTCCACCCTTTTCCGGCTGGCGCTCAATATCGCTTCGACCCGCTTGATATTGCTGCATGGCGAAGGGGGAACCCAGGCGGCCGGTAAAGTGATCAGTGCCTTCGGCAGCTTTGTGGTCGGCGGCAATTACCTGGTCGGCTTGATCGTCTTCGTTATCCTGGTGGTGGTCAACTTCGTGGTCATCACCAAGGGCGCCGGGCGCATCGCCGAGGTTGCGGCCCGCTTTACCCTGGATGCCATGCCGGGCAAGCAGATGAGCATTGATGCCGATCTCAATGCCGGTTTGATCGACGACCAGGAGGCCCGTAATCGCCGTCAGCAAGTGGCCCGCGAGTCGGAGTATTATGGGGCCATGGACGGTGCCAATAAATTCGTGCGCGGCGACGCCATCGCAGGCATCATCATCACCCTTATCAATATCATCGCCGGGTTTGCCATCGGCGTGTTTCAAAACGGCATGTCCTTTGCCGATGCGGCCCAGAATTATACCTTGCTCACCGTTGGCGACGGTCTGGTCAGCCAGGTGCCGGCCCTGATCATCTCCACGGCAGCCGGCATTGTGGTCAGCCGGGCCGGTTCGGAAAACAACCTGGGCCTGGAGATTGGTTCACAACTCTTCGTCAAACCGCGCGCCCTGGCCGTAGCCGCGTTCATCCTCTTCGCCTTTGGTGCGATCCCGGGCTTGCCGACAGTTCCCTTTTTCATCCTGGCGCTCTTTGTGGGCGGCGTCGCCTATCTGTTATTCAAGGCCGAGCGTCAGAAGGCCGCCCAGCAGGTCGTGGAAAGGGAAAAGAGCGAACCCGAAGACGGTGGGGAGACCGCACAAATATTCAGGCCGTTGCCGCCCCTGGACATTCTCGCATTGGAAATCGGCTACGGGTTGATCCCGCTGGTCGACAGCCAGCAAGACGGCGAATTGCTCGATCGTATCAAGTCGATTCGTCGTCAAATCGCCCAGGAAATCGGCATCGTCGTGCCATCGATTCATATTCAGGACAATATGCAACTCAGACCCGGCGAGTATGTCATCAAGCTCAAGGGCAATGAGATCGGTCGGGGTGAGTTGATGCTGAACCAGTACCTGGCCATGAACCCCGGCAATGCGGACGATTCTATCCATGGCATTCCCACCAAGGAACCCACCTATGGCATCGACGCCATGTGGATCAAAGAGACGGTGCGCGAAGAGGCCATCGCCAAGGGATTCACGGTCGTTGATTTGTCCACGGTGATCACGACCCATCTCTCCGACATCATCCGGCGCCATGCTCAGGAATTGCTCGGCCGCCAGGAGACCCAGCAGTTGCTCGATGCCCTCAAGCAAACCCATCCCAAAGTGGTCGACGAGCTCGTGCCGGGGCATCTCTCCCTTGGCGGTGTGGTACGGGTTCTTCAGAATCTGCTGAGCGAACAGGTATCGATTCGTGACCTGCTGACCATCATCGAGGCCATGGCCGATTGGGCACCATCGGTCAAACAACTCGATGTATTGACGGAACATGTGCGCCAGGCCCTGGCACGGGCGATCACCCAGCAATATCTCTCGCCCGAAGGCGATCTGGTGGCGATCTCCCTCGGTCAAACCGCCGAACGGCGTATCGCCGAGTCGATCCAGCGAACCGACCAGGGAGATTACCTGGCGATCGAACCCCAGGCCGCCCAGCGTTTGATCCATCATCTGGCCGGACAGTTGGACCAATTTACCCAGCGTAACCTGCAGCCGTTGGTTTTGTGTTCCGGTCAGATTCGATCCCATTTCAAAAAGCTGGTCGATCGTTTCATCCCCAACCTCGTGGTGCTGGCCTATGAAGAGATTTTACCCCATATCAGAATTCAATCCATTGGAGTGGCGGAGCTGAAAGATGAAAATTAA
- the flgG gene encoding flagellar basal-body rod protein FlgG, translated as MIRSLWTAASGMQAQSTHIDVISNNLANVNSTGFKRSRAEFQDLLYETMRPPGVNAAGGNQVPTGIQIGHGTRTAATHKIFIQGDFQHTQNELDIAIEGQGFFQIIQPNGDVAYSRAGNFKIDSDGRVVTSDGFLMEPEITIPTDTLAVSISTDGTVSILQPGDGAPTDIGNIELARFVNPAGLKSIGRNLFVQSDASGDPITGTPGEEGYGTLAQGFLEMSNVSVVDEMVNMITAQRAYEINSKAIQTSDEMLQQANNLKR; from the coding sequence ATGATTCGCAGCCTATGGACGGCCGCTTCAGGCATGCAGGCCCAATCCACCCATATCGATGTCATTTCCAACAACCTGGCCAATGTGAACTCAACCGGTTTTAAACGCAGCCGGGCCGAGTTTCAGGATCTGTTGTACGAGACCATGCGGCCTCCCGGTGTGAATGCGGCCGGCGGCAATCAGGTGCCCACCGGCATCCAGATCGGCCACGGTACCCGGACGGCCGCCACGCACAAGATTTTTATTCAGGGCGATTTTCAACACACCCAGAATGAACTCGATATCGCCATCGAAGGGCAGGGCTTTTTTCAAATCATCCAACCCAATGGCGATGTGGCCTATTCCCGTGCCGGCAACTTCAAGATCGACAGCGATGGCCGAGTCGTCACGTCCGACGGATTTCTCATGGAACCGGAAATCACCATCCCCACCGATACCCTCGCGGTCTCCATCAGCACCGATGGCACCGTATCGATTCTGCAGCCGGGCGATGGGGCACCCACCGATATCGGTAATATCGAGCTGGCCCGCTTCGTCAATCCGGCCGGCCTGAAAAGCATCGGCCGCAATCTTTTCGTACAAAGCGATGCCTCCGGCGATCCGATAACCGGCACGCCGGGCGAAGAGGGATATGGCACCCTTGCCCAGGGATTCCTGGAAATGTCCAATGTCAGCGTCGTCGACGAGATGGTCAACATGATCACCGCCCAACGGGCCTATGAAATCAACAGCAAGGCCATTCAAACGTCGGACGAGATGCTGCAGCAAGCCAACAACCTGAAGCGTTAA
- the flhB gene encoding flagellar biosynthesis protein FlhB, with translation MAEENDQEKSEKATPKKREDARRKGQVAKSREIPSVLVLLGSLSVFYFAGSWMFNQLTEIMRWVFDQTVHFQLGGESTHELLWQLFLKIVVVLAPLVATVAVAGILGNIAQTGFMLTGETMTPKLSKLNPLKGMKRLFSITSLVELIKSVLKVIIIAGVSYSMLRGEMESIPALVELEIPAILAFFGRVALKLGFYTCLVLIILAALDLFFQTWKHERDLRMTKQEVKDEFKQREGDPAVRARIRAAQREMAMKRMMEAVPGATVVITNPTHLAIALKFERDMPAPVVVAKGADHIAAKIRELAVAHDVPIIEQKPLARAIYKDVEIGQQIPVDLYQAVAEILAYVYRLKGLVPTA, from the coding sequence ATGGCGGAAGAAAACGACCAGGAAAAATCAGAGAAGGCAACCCCTAAGAAGCGCGAAGACGCGCGGCGCAAGGGGCAAGTCGCCAAGAGTCGTGAAATTCCGTCGGTGCTGGTGCTCCTTGGCTCGCTGTCGGTCTTTTATTTTGCGGGCAGTTGGATGTTCAATCAGCTCACCGAAATCATGCGATGGGTGTTTGACCAGACAGTTCATTTCCAACTGGGCGGAGAAAGCACCCATGAGCTGCTTTGGCAGCTGTTTCTCAAAATCGTCGTGGTGCTGGCACCCCTGGTGGCGACCGTGGCGGTGGCCGGTATTTTGGGAAACATCGCACAGACGGGCTTCATGTTGACCGGCGAAACCATGACGCCCAAACTCTCCAAGCTCAATCCGCTCAAGGGGATGAAGCGCCTCTTTTCCATCACCTCCCTTGTGGAATTGATCAAGTCCGTGCTCAAGGTGATCATCATCGCCGGCGTCTCCTACAGCATGTTGCGCGGAGAGATGGAGAGCATCCCGGCGCTGGTGGAGTTGGAGATTCCGGCAATCCTCGCCTTTTTCGGACGAGTGGCCTTGAAGCTGGGATTCTATACCTGCCTCGTATTGATTATTCTGGCCGCATTGGACCTTTTCTTTCAGACCTGGAAGCATGAACGCGATCTGCGCATGACCAAACAGGAGGTAAAGGACGAGTTCAAGCAGCGTGAAGGTGATCCGGCGGTACGCGCCCGCATCCGAGCGGCCCAGCGTGAAATGGCCATGAAACGCATGATGGAGGCTGTTCCCGGTGCCACCGTGGTCATTACCAACCCCACCCACTTGGCCATTGCCCTGAAATTCGAACGCGACATGCCGGCGCCGGTGGTTGTAGCCAAGGGCGCAGATCACATCGCCGCCAAGATCCGGGAACTGGCCGTCGCCCACGATGTTCCCATCATCGAACAAAAACCCCTGGCCAGGGCCATTTATAAGGATGTGGAGATCGGGCAGCAGATTCCGGTGGATCTCTACCAGGCCGTCGCCGAGATACTGGCCTATGTGTACCGCTTGAAAGGCTTGGTCCCCACCGCGTAA
- a CDS encoding FliO/MopB family protein has translation MNEAPDLTLAAIKMVLSLGLVLAILYLAYRWTRRSLPAGTVGGRGRLIQVLGSQYLGVKKSIAVVRVPGNILVLGIGNEQINLLTKIDDPEVMAAFTSESELNVKGGGGFKDQLQRMLRPMQTRCDRGAANDAPSEVSR, from the coding sequence ATGAATGAAGCCCCTGATCTGACCCTGGCGGCCATCAAGATGGTGCTCTCCCTGGGCCTGGTGCTGGCTATCCTGTACCTGGCCTATCGCTGGACGCGCCGTTCTCTGCCGGCCGGCACCGTCGGCGGAAGAGGCCGTTTGATCCAGGTGTTGGGCAGCCAATACCTGGGCGTCAAAAAATCCATCGCGGTGGTCCGGGTGCCGGGCAACATCCTGGTTCTGGGCATCGGGAACGAGCAAATCAACTTGTTGACGAAGATCGATGATCCGGAAGTGATGGCCGCCTTCACCTCGGAATCGGAGCTTAATGTCAAGGGGGGCGGAGGGTTCAAGGATCAACTCCAGCGTATGTTGCGTCCCATGCAAACGCGTTGCGACCGGGGCGCTGCCAACGACGCTCCATCTGAGGTATCCCGCTGA